In the genome of Perca flavescens isolate YP-PL-M2 chromosome 21, PFLA_1.0, whole genome shotgun sequence, the window ATAGGTTAAACTGACgctccaaatgtttttttttacacagaaccatcattggaaactgtttggaaaagggcaggcactttgaaaaaatacttaacaggtgattggatgaaccatctgtctatcaaagTGTTGCCAAAGCCAGTCAGGAGAAGAGGGAAAACATCTTTTCCATTAAGAAAAGCCTTCAGTGCTGTTATTTGCTCTTCCTTCAATGAAAAAACACTATTCAGTTCTGACATAACTCATGCTATGCAGCATCTATGCTAACCTAATTCTTTAGGAACTGCTATTGCTGCTTTGAACAAAACAGTCACCTCTCTGTGtcatcacacacacctaaaccacgcctGTAGCAGCCAGTAGCTCTTCACAggacgctgattggtttgagccaCAGTGGCTCGAACACAAATGCATAACTTGAAGCCTGagaagatgctttttttttacaatatatttattgttttgcaCAAAATATACAGTCACAGTAACTGAAAAGATGCATTTTTATGTGATCTTGTGATCCTGCAATTTTCGCGTGATATCTTGAGAATCCAGCTGCAGCGCAAGGTAAGTGAAAGCTAGttttctggagaaaaaaaaaactagcttAATATGTGAtcacaattaaaaaatattaagtTTTGGTGTTATTTAagcaaactgatattaacttatttatttttgtattgggAAATGCGTACCTGATTTCATCCTTTGTTTTCTAGCTGTGTCAGGGGGTACCTGATGAATTTCCTGCCCATCCCCCCTGATTGGCAGTTGATCGTGTGTTGTGGCATTCTGTCTGACTGcgctgatagatagatagatagatagatagatagatagatagatagatgtagaTATACCAAACCAATTTATGGAGACCTTCATGTAAAGCATATGTACAtgcatttaaatataaaaatgaccACAACCAAtcaacccccccacacaccttCTTATGACTCTCTCCCGTATTCGTTCCACACGACGAAGTTTGGCCTCTCGCTGCTCAGGGGTCAGACAGCGCTCAGGGTCCATGTCAGGGGTCAGGAGGGCAGAGGGCCGTTCATCCGTCTGTTCAATCAGTGTCACATTACCACTCAAAACACAGGCCTAACCTTGTTTTATCAGCTTGATACTTTACTTACTTAACATGACATTCTGTTTGGACAGTCAGTGACCACAGCTCTAAAACATGAATTTCTGttgttgttaaaatggattttgttTCTGTGGTAGTTTGTTCATTAGAGGCCTAACAAGAAGTCTGTAAGTAATGTCATTATGTTgaataacatactgtacatttacttgCATGTGAATTGCAAGTGGCATAcgaaagaaatatatattttaagagatgcaataattatttttcatatcaactaaaatatatatataatatgtgtggTATGGTATCATCTTTCTGAATATACTGTGCTTTAACTATGTCTttgatttcttttaattttatttaattctttcTTACCCTGTCGTCCAAGCTCGCGCATTCATTTCCTACACTTGCTTGGTCTCCAACTTGATTTCTTGAGGTCTCTGTGGGCTCGGCTCTGCTCGCATCTGACTGTGATTCCTTCTTGGAGGACCTCAATATTCCCTGATGTAGCTGCTGCCTGTTTGTCTTTTTAACTGGCTGATCCTGGTGCATCTCTGCTGAGGGCTGCTTTTGATCAGGACCCTCCAGCAACAAATGCCTTGGTGTCTTGCTCAACAGTTTTTTACTCTGCTCGGCCAATCTTTGCTGCATCTCAGGCGGGATCTGCTCGGGCAGTGGGTTGTCAAGCTCAGGGGGGGGATCCTCAACAGAAACCCGTCTAGCCATAAGAGAGGACGGCAGTACAGCTGTAACAACTCGTGTCACCCTTAGAGGAAAGGGGGCCTGAGGAAATACGAAGATAAATTAGTAAATGTATATTGATATATTCAGTCAGTTATACTCATTAATTATTTGGCAGacctcctctcttgtctctgaACTTTGACATGGAGTAGGTATGGGGGGTTTCTTCCTATTGGTCAACCTCTCCTGGTTCCTTTTTATCCGCTCAATCTGCTCTTCTTCACTCATCTTCATCTTCTGAAAAAAGACATAAGCTGTGAGTCATTTATGAACCCTGCACCTTAGCAATATGCATGTAGAAAAGGTAAAGCCAGAACCAGAATCCATGTATTTGCATATCAAAATGCTGTTTGTGCAGAGGTGTATGTGTGCATACGGTTGCTAGCTGTATGTTCataggtgtatatatatatacagtataaaagtccatgtgtgtgagcatgtgatAAAGGGGGGTTGGGTGGCAAATATGAGAAGACTGAGCAACTGCACTGAGACACGTGCCTCTGCCTCCACCTCTTGCCTACAACAGGCACTGCAACATGCCCTAATTGCAAGGAAGACGAGAGAATCAAAGAATTGGAATTTGGCTGTGATTGCAATGAGGAAAAAATCCGCTTTGACTGCTTCTATTTTTGGAGTGTTTTGGATCACATTGCATACATCCAGACATAGTTATAACCAGAAAACAGGCCATAATGAAGAATCAAACCTTGGTTGATTGGTTCGATGCATCTGGTGGGATCCACTTTGAACCAGATTCTAAAGATGTAATGAAAacagaggaaagaggaggagaaggataGAGGGAGTGTCAGACGATGGGTGGGAGGAGAGAGTGACAGGAAGAAAGAGAAATATGAGGGTGGAAGACAAAACAAAGATGGGCtctgaaaaaaaatccttttgcataaaacattatttaaaccATTTAATATTAGATATGTTAGAAAATACAAATTTACAAAGGCTATTGTATTAATacagagtttctgcaggtttcaccaagtcaaatttaagactttttaagacctttttattaGCCTGggtgacaccagacccttctcagttgtaactgagagtgggtctgggcaagcttcattcacagcccatttccaaaggggcgtcaccagtGGACactgctcaaatgcctctgggcacaattggatagtccttcaaccaatcagaccaacgatccgggtgacgcagcagcgacagcggcatcaacgggttgctgtgcttcggtggccgtcacgttgaatgtaaacaaaaagctgcttgccatCGCTACCCTATCGTCATTGTGTAAAGCctgcctcaatggttgtgattggtgcctcgctttggaaaattggaaatgggcttgaatgggctcttggccagactgacttgcagagcaaatctcaaatttgccagaagttcaTCAGTTCCTAGGctacctttttaagaccattataaATGGAATGTAAGACCTTTATCAGAACATCTACTAAGCCctaaattcatttttttcagtatcgctaaacttgcacttccccatagctgaagaataaaaaacattttacgtctgtggtacaatccgaaAGAGACTCCCACCAATGACacaaaagctgattggctgcaatataagttgcatgttggtctcatttgtagtcgtactacagcaaaattatatttgatattatatttgaagaactacaacaccacagaataacaAAAAAGAGCGTTTGAGGGAGCGTTGCATGAACATAGGAAAATTAACACCTGTTTAAAATGCTTTAAAGcgtagaacacaatacttcagcaaATTTTAGAATTTTTAAGACCCTGTGGAAACCCTATAATGTCACCCTTTCTATGAACTGTGTATTATATGAGTATATCTGTGCCAACCAAACGAGTCTTTTGCTGCTTTCACATTAAGGAGGTCAGGCTGGCTGTTTCCTCTTCTCTGTACAGGCTCAACAGTGTGGCTGTAGATTCCCTGAAACATAAGCAGTGGAAAACAAGTCAAACATTTTTACCTTGATAATGTTTGTCATTGATAATGTCTATATTTCACACCTCATATGGGGACTCTGTCCAGCCCTGATCCCTGCTCTGGTGGCTTTCCTGTAGCTCCTGGGGTAACGGTGGGCGAAGTGGTGGCTCTTGTTCCACATCCTGCAGGGATCATAGTCACAAGGGATATGATAGAAGATCTTAGTGCATCCATACTGGATTAATAAAGACTTAATACTGCATGTCTTGATATGATGATAGACAACACAACCAAACGGACAAACTGAGTCACTAAAATATCTGGATGAAGGCAGAAAATGGCACAGACAATTCTGGCTTACAAATCCTGCTGTTCTGTTGATCCACTATGGTATTTATTTCACTGAGCTAGACTCCAAAGAGGAGAGCAGATCATATAAAGCCCTCACATTACAAATAAATTAGCAGGATATGTTGTAGGAATTTAGATCAATTTTGTGAATAAAAAACCAAATGCTGTGGCCATACTGTAAGAAAACACCTGCAGGACTCAAAGATCTAGTCATCGGATGGACTTAACCTTGGCATTAAGTGGACAACAATTTCACGTTTATTTATAACCAGAAAGCAAATGTCAGGGGTCGCTGACAAAGGGAGCAATGGACAGGAGTCGTACCATTGGCAGTCCACTCTGCAGCCTCTCTGTGGGAGAGCCAGGGGATCCAGGATGTGGAGATGTCGGCTGGAACACTAATGGGAAGACAGTACAGGTCACGGTGTTGACACTGTTCATCTATTGTCAGGTTTCATGTGCATAACCAAGATGGCGGCCTCAAATAGAAGCAAGAAGTAATTGTTTGATCTTTCAAGACTTCAAAACCGAACAGCAAAACATTGAAACAACGCTTTATTTGTGTTACCAGTTACCACTCTAccataataattatataatacaactttattgtcagccaaggGTGAAATTCTTTGTGCATCCCTGGGTAGCTCGTATAAAAAagaggacatacacatacatacaaacatacatgagattaataacattattaattatacagtctAAACTTCTACACAGACTCTCAGCATGGCAGGGTGGGAGAGCCGAAGCTTACTGTGATGCCTCTGTAGTCCCAGCAGGAAGCGGAAGTGATCCCTGTTGATCTTTAGTCCAGCTAGGATGTCCTCCATCATCCACAGCTCTCTCTGGGCCTGAGACTGGTCCtgataaaaggaaagaaagaaaagacatgACTTATGAAATATCTTCAGGCACGATTGAGCcttaatgttgtttttctttttttgggggggcattttaggcatttgtatttataggacagctgaaggaatgaaaggggagaatgacatgcagcagaggGCTGCAAGTCGGAGTCGAACCCCCGGCTATTGCGTTGagaagtaaacctctacatatgggcgtGCACACTACCCGgcgagctacccaggtgcccaaGCCTTAATGTTTTGTAGTAAGACATTTATGACTTTAAAGTCAGTGGCTAAaaactataaacacacacatatcgcACATTATTGTAGTTCAAATACCTGTGGCACTCCAAAGTTGCAGACGTGCTGAAGGTGTGAACGGATAACTGACAATTCACTCTCCATTCTCTCATATTGAGTCCACACCCTCTCCATTTCCTGAATAAAACGATTTGAAGatttgtgaaatataaaaaacataatgaatattaaaaaacaactaaatcaaCAGTAGAATAGGCAGTTTATGTACATATCACATCCAATAAACTCATGTAGAGCCATTGTCATTCTGGTTCCCTGCCCTCCATGCTTATTACACACCAGTGATACATCACACATTCTGGCCCGGATTGTGACCAGCTCTTCCTGGAGCAAAGCCTTCTGGGTCAGTGCTTCTTCCTGGGCCCTGGGCCCCTGACTTTTCCACTCCTCCAGCTGCAGTCTGGACACCTCTAATGCACACTGGACACTGTCCtgcaacaggaaaaaaaagtctttattcttttttattcttaaaCCAGTCACAATACTGTTTGCTATTTCTAATTTAAATAGCCTTACATTTGTAGTCTTATGTTGTAATTACTCACCTTATCCATCTGTAGCTGGGCCAGTTCTACAGACAGAGACTGGAGCAGCTTGTCACACCCACATAACCTCGTTAATACGACCTGAAGAGGGAAAATCTAAATCAAAACTCAAAGAGAAACAGATgatagatgatgatgatgataaataaTGGCACTGTACTCTGGTGACAGTTACAGAACATTGTGAATACTCACGTCTGCATCACTTTCAAGAGGcctgattggtgggatttccCTCGGGTCAGGCTTCTGGACCTAAAGTGCATCATTTTGTTAAaaagtactttttttaaattataaaacagtgtttttttatatgGTTTCTTCCTGTGTTCCAGCTTTTATCCATATGTGATTGTAAATAGAATTGTTATGAGATcatttttgaatatgtttttatgAAATCCTTTGTGCTGACAGTCGCTTAATGTAGGTGAATGCTTGAATGCTTGAATGTCAATGTCTTTCAAGAGAGCACGGCACAAGCTTCAGCCCTCTGGGTGAGACAGAGGCCACAGCCCTTAACATTGTACAGAAAATTAAGATACATTTGTAATTTGGCATTTCATTTTATGTAGCATAATCATGGCAAAACTAATCATAATTAGACAAAGAtattacacacaataaaaacaagatcacaatatatgatttattagtcaaaaataaaaactgataaGCATTAGTGACAATATAGCACAGTGACACGCACATCAAAAAGTcagtgacatacagtacacagaacATATCACAAGGACTACAAAAACACTGTTTCTCATATCGATACAAATTAGTCTGCATGGTTagagacaacacacaaacaatatttttttggaGACATACGAACAACACAACATAGGTTTAAAGTTGAACCACACAAGACACTACAGGAACACAAGGCGCAGCAAAGAGGGCTGTACCATAGCTGGCGGAAGCACACGGACAGATAAATTGCTGcggtgatggtgatgatggtggtggtggtggtggtgtgggggGTGGGGAGCATGTGCGGATCTCGATGAGGGGGGTAAAGGAGGCAGTAAGTCTGCATGTGCCCCTGTGGAGTAGCTCTGAAGGAAGAGACAGTATGTGGATGATAAGAACAGAGAACACATGGCATTATACAAAACATACCGTGCTGCTGTACACTGCTGCACACTAGTCTGGGTGTTtgctttaaatgtattgttCAAACTATAATCACCTTTCCTAAAGATCGTCTCCCACTTGAGATATGATGGACAGACCCATAGGTAGGTATAGGCTGTAAACAATGAAAAAGATGTGAGTAACATGAGCTGTTTGGTGAGACAAAAACggacagttcaccccaaaatcaaaaatacatatttttcctcATACCTGCAGTGCTATTTATCAGTCTAGATTGTTTAGGTGTGAGTTacccagtgttggagatattGTCCATAAAGATGCATGCCTTTTCTTGGATATAATGAAACTAGATGGCACTTGAATTGAGAAGCTCAAAGTGCCATAAAAATacacttggaaaaaaaactcaacagcaatgtctctttcTAGAATTCATGACCCGGTTACTCAAAATAATTCAGACCTGGTTATGAGCAGTTTCATctaggaactattttctttttactgaACTACACGTGCCAACTGTATCACAATGCAGACTTccacagagaccagtgaagtctattagaagcacttttccggtgatggctgagtgtTTCCGTGCAGCTTCAAACTGAGCTTGatgacgtagatgtgacgtgagcaacctgtcagaaaagttggaagtcttctggtagctgtgccaagagaaatctcaatcattcccaatcttacagagacagagagcataggtatatgtaaggagataacatactGTACGCACAGGccaattattgctaactaaaatgctagttaacattagtaattaaacttaaactcgaaactgtctgtctgtgagcttctcctgtactatacggtaatttatCTAATATGCGACAGAAAGTcgcatggttatgacacaatctatttttataaaaacatcttctacggagccataatgtgagatacaaggtaatggagccttttatactttgttgtgtttctttagaaataaacaatggacaaagagagtctttaaacgcttcagatgtaaagttattcgctgtcaaagtgacgccaaaatgaatggcagtcaatggaatgctaacggcagatgacggcttgttagcatcaaaatgtctccataggaggtacgctttgcggatactcgcttacccccttgaggTCTTCCTTGCTGCTAGCTCAccttagctagctaatgttacagCTCAGCTGAGGAGGACGCCATTAACGTTTATATTTCACTATTGGCATGTGTAGgagtttttcaaaaaacatattttgccCTGTAGTTTCATTATATTTGAGAGAAGGCTGACTGTAAGGCCgatactagagctgggcaatatggagaaaatcaaatatcacgatattcttgagcAAACAGATCAATGTTGATATTACGaggatattgtagggttgacaattggtgctttcacaaaaatattttcacaataagaatttagataaataatcagcaataatgtggatataatgactaagtggggaaaggaaaataataaaacagctagtaagtctggtaagttcagaaaattacatcactttactgtaatgcagcctgtaaaaccagtaaaaggtttgccatattacaatattacgatatccaaaatctaagacgatatctagtcatatatcgatataatatcgatatgttgcccagccctagcctaTACCTCTAACACTCGACAACTCACACTAAATCAATCTTGATTGGTTAAGTACAGGTAACTGGGAATGTATCTTGGGATGAACTGTTCCTTAATGGTCTACTCCAGCAAATAAttattgcacttccataaagttggggGACAAATGACGAATTAAtgaatattgatattttgtATAACCCATGCTATTGGAGTATATTTAATGATCAAGATAAACCAAACAGGTCCTGACCTTGCTTAGGTTTTGCCACCTCTCCGTGACTGGAGTGTTAGGAGTGGATTTGAACTCCAGGTTAGGTGAGGCAGGTGCGTAGTACAGGGTTTGTGGCAACATGCCCGAGTCATCGTGAGGTCGAATGTCAACCCTTCCCACTGGTGTATGAGGTCGTGACCCCAGCTGACCTCTTGAGGTCAAAGAACCTGAACGCATTATCTCTGTCTGAGTGGGTGGTGGTGTGTTTTGGTCAGGAAGAGAGTCTTCCTCTTGGTGTGGACCACAGGCTCTTCTGCTAAGCCCAGACGGGCTGGGTGTTCTGTTTGAAgagaaaacagaacagaaatgcCAAAGCTGGGAACTTTCTTTGGTCAAGTAAACCACTGGGATTTAAATATGtgccattcacacacacacacacacacacacacacacacacacacacacacacacacacacacacacacacacacacacacacacacacacacacacacacacacacacacagatttggcAACCTGCTGTTTCTCTGACGCACACTCCGCCTCCCCCTCTGCTCTGAGTGTGATGTCCCCATCCTGAGATGACTCGGTTCACTCAGAGTCCTGCTGATGTGCCTGTGTCTTTGGGAGGGACCCTCCCCATCAGAGGGGGGTTTAGGGAAGTCCACTGATTCACTGCTGCCACCCATCTGTGTGAAATCCTGATAACTTGAGCAACGCCTGAAATGATCAGAGATGCAGCACAAAAAAGGCTCAATCATGAAATATGTTTGCTTTTCACTGTATAACACCTTTTGTACACAGTGCAATGTGCTGTACCTGTTCAGGGAGCAGTTTGGCTCCATTGCAGCAGACTGACTGAGGGCTCGGACCCAACCCAACATGTCCTCCTGAGTGTCAGCACTGAAGAAATAAGAGCGCATTCCCTGGTGTACCACCTAGTTTTACAGAAAGCATTCACAGTGTTATTGTTTCCCTCATAAAGGATCCTTGGTTGAACTGAAGGTAATGAACTAGATAAAACTGACTGACCAAAATACTGAAACCCCAAATAGAAATCTTGCTTTAATTTGGCCTAATTGGATGCAGATGGAGTAAGAATATTTCCTGTAGAATAGTTTATTTTGGTGATCAACAACAGCAGCTTTAAAAGGCAAGACTTCAAATCAAATGTCAACAAGTTATTCATTGATACCTTGAAGGTGAACTTTCTGTTCTTGCATTCTCGTGGCGTGCAGAACAGGATTTTGTAGCTCGGCAGTGGGATGCTGCCCAGCACAGATTCTTCTCTACTGTCTAGCGGGGGACAGAAATGAAGTGAACGAAAAAAAGAGATGCATTGTTGTACAGTCAGAGGACATTAAAGCGTTTCATTCCATACGAAGGGCTGGGCAACAAGCTGTGTACCTTTATAGTAAAACAGACAGAAGTTGGAGAGGACAAACCACCTTCTCTTCCATAGCTTCAAACCAGAGCTGTCCTGCAGAAGGAAGAATCATTAGGGGTTGCTCTTTGCTTAACTCCCTCTTCTACATCCAATGATGAAGTTATAAATTGTTAAGCACACCATGTTTGGAACATTACTTTTTTGTTGAGCCATCCTCTGATGACCACAGGGCAGTTGGGGTCTCTCTTGGCAGCCTGACATCTTTTCCCAAATGTTTGTAGCTTTCCATTGCTTTCCTGTTACCCGCAGAGGGAGTTAT includes:
- the plekha4 gene encoding pleckstrin homology domain-containing family A member 4 isoform X4, which produces MELEAVSRRAQLVRMDDQDRVSQASSVATISYFPVIKESNGKLQTFGKRCQAAKRDPNCPVVIRGWLNKKDSSGLKLWKRRWFVLSNFCLFYYKDSREESVLGSIPLPSYKILFCTPRECKNRKFTFKVVHQGMRSYFFSADTQEDMLGWVRALSQSAAMEPNCSLNRRCSSYQDFTQMGGSSESVDFPKPPSDGEGPSQRHRHISRTLSEPSHLRMGTSHSEQRGRRSVRQRNSRTPSPSGLSRRACGPHQEEDSLPDQNTPPPTQTEIMRSGSLTSRGQLGSRPHTPVGRVDIRPHDDSGMLPQTLYYAPASPNLEFKSTPNTPVTERWQNLSKPIPTYGSVHHISSGRRSLGKSYSTGAHADLLPPLPPSSRSAHAPHPPHHHHHHHHHHHRSNLSVRVLPPAMVQKPDPREIPPIRPLESDADVVLTRLCGCDKLLQSLSVELAQLQMDKDSVQCALEVSRLQLEEWKSQGPRAQEEALTQKALLQEELVTIRARMCDVSLEMERVWTQYERMESELSVIRSHLQHVCNFGVPQDQSQAQRELWMMEDILAGLKINRDHFRFLLGLQRHHMFQPTSPHPGSPGSPTERLQSGLPMDVEQEPPLRPPLPQELQESHQSRDQGWTESPYEGIYSHTVEPVQRRGNSQPDLLNVKAAKDSFESGSKWIPPDASNQSTKKMKMSEEEQIERIKRNQERLTNRKKPPIPTPCQSSETREEAPFPLRVTRVVTAVLPSSLMARRVSVEDPPPELDNPLPEQIPPEMQQRLAEQSKKLLSKTPRHLLLEGPDQKQPSAEMHQDQPVKKTNRQQLHQGILRSSKKESQSDASRAEPTETSRNQVGDQASVGNECASLDDRTDERPSALLTPDMDPERCLTPEQREAKLRRVERIRERVIRSAVRQNATTHDQLPIRGDGQEIHQVPPDTARKQRMKSEN
- the plekha4 gene encoding pleckstrin homology domain-containing family A member 4 isoform X1, whose translation is MELEAVSRRAQLVRMDDQDRVSQASSVATISYFPVIKESNGKLQTFGKRCQAAKRDPNCPVVIRGWLNKKDSSGLKLWKRRWFVLSNFCLFYYKDSREESVLGSIPLPSYKILFCTPRECKNRKFTFKVVHQGMRSYFFSADTQEDMLGWVRALSQSAAMEPNCSLNRRCSSYQDFTQMGGSSESVDFPKPPSDGEGPSQRHRHISRTLSEPSHLRMGTSHSEQRGRRSVRQRNSRTPSPSGLSRRACGPHQEEDSLPDQNTPPPTQTEIMRSGSLTSRGQLGSRPHTPVGRVDIRPHDDSGMLPQTLYYAPASPNLEFKSTPNTPVTERWQNLSKPIPTYGSVHHISSGRRSLGKSYSTGAHADLLPPLPPSSRSAHAPHPPHHHHHHHHHHHRSNLSVRVLPPAMVQKPDPREIPPIRPLESDADVVLTRLCGCDKLLQSLSVELAQLQMDKDSVQCALEVSRLQLEEWKSQGPRAQEEALTQKALLQEELVTIRARMCDVSLEMERVWTQYERMESELSVIRSHLQHVCNFGVPQDQSQAQRELWMMEDILAGLKINRDHFRFLLGLQRHHMFQPTSPHPGSPGSPTERLQSGLPMDVEQEPPLRPPLPQELQESHQSRDQGWTESPYEGIYSHTVEPVQRRGNSQPDLLNVKAAKDSFESGSKWIPPDASNQSTKKMKMSEEEQIERIKRNQERLTNRKKPPIPTPCQSSETREEAPFPLRVTRVVTAVLPSSLMARRVSVEDPPPELDNPLPEQIPPEMQQRLAEQSKKLLSKTPRHLLLEGPDQKQPSAEMHQDQPVKKTNRQQLHQGILRSSKKESQSDASRAEPTETSRNQVGDQASVGNECASLDDRTDERPSALLTPDMDPERCLTPEQREAKLRRVERIRERVIRSAVRQNATTHDQLPIRGDGQEIHQVPPDTARKQRMKSDRRSYDDYGSCDHIRGPSELHLSSGTSQDEDERDGHVKKSKSQVKFGNKPQHKVHSGRTGVGKTNIKRPASPYHISSMTVYQKDGGKEFTSCKDREEQKLEEPAADDNESDFPSSDLRTKWFLSTNQWQGFIPLQIPGIDSLCIEEISDIEKQPAFSDDLTDFNEISSAVSESLEKMKKNHSLFYKIACDISISDTDITKNDGNPSAQTSSRPEEEKELLITESVPDKATYNVGRSYNQESKDSSLHLSSDVNENSLSINDELQDSTQDKAVLNTSASPAKEACVNEEIPQKECEDTLRQDSHLEVRETVHGASVQDTASDQALDEYTKTREEQSEEKESKDRKVDHEIREKPKKRRSLSEENKETVQEGGNNHSITPSSSVYEGGSVIRSASFRKARVTVLRTSL
- the plekha4 gene encoding pleckstrin homology domain-containing family A member 4 isoform X3 encodes the protein MELEAVSRRAQLVRMDDQDRVSQASSVATISYFPVIKESNGKLQTFGKRCQAAKRDPNCPVVIRGWLNKKDSSGLKLWKRRWFVLSNFCLFYYKDSREESVLGSIPLPSYKILFCTPRECKNRKFTFKVVHQGMRSYFFSADTQEDMLGWVRALSQSAAMEPNCSLNRRCSSYQDFTQMGGSSESVDFPKPPSDGEGPSQRHRHISRTLSEPSHLRMGTSHSEQRGRRSVRQRNSRTPSPSGLSRRACGPHQEEDSLPDQNTPPPTQTEIMRSGSLTSRGQLGSRPHTPVGRVDIRPHDDSGMLPQTLYYAPASPNLEFKSTPNTPVTERWQNLSKPIPTYGSVHHISSGRRSLGKVQKPDPREIPPIRPLESDADVVLTRLCGCDKLLQSLSVELAQLQMDKDSVQCALEVSRLQLEEWKSQGPRAQEEALTQKALLQEELVTIRARMCDVSLEMERVWTQYERMESELSVIRSHLQHVCNFGVPQDQSQAQRELWMMEDILAGLKINRDHFRFLLGLQRHHMFQPTSPHPGSPGSPTERLQSGLPMDVEQEPPLRPPLPQELQESHQSRDQGWTESPYEGIYSHTVEPVQRRGNSQPDLLNVKAAKDSFESGSKWIPPDASNQSTKKMKMSEEEQIERIKRNQERLTNRKKPPIPTPCQSSETREEAPFPLRVTRVVTAVLPSSLMARRVSVEDPPPELDNPLPEQIPPEMQQRLAEQSKKLLSKTPRHLLLEGPDQKQPSAEMHQDQPVKKTNRQQLHQGILRSSKKESQSDASRAEPTETSRNQVGDQASVGNECASLDDRTDERPSALLTPDMDPERCLTPEQREAKLRRVERIRERVIRSAVRQNATTHDQLPIRGDGQEIHQVPPDTARKQRMKSDRRSYDDYGSCDHIRGPSELHLSSGTSQDEDERDGHVKKSKSQVKFGNKPQHKVHSGRTGVGKTNIKRPASPYHISSMTVYQKDGGKEFTSCKDREEQKLEEPAADDNESDFPSSDLRTKWFLSTNQWQGFIPLQIPGIDSLCIEEISDIEKQPAFSDDLTDFNEISSAVSESLEKMKKNHSLFYKIACDISISDTDITKNDGNPSAQTSSRPEEEKELLITESVPDKATYNVGRSYNQESKDSSLHLSSDVNENSLSINDELQDSTQDKAVLNTSASPAKEACVNEEIPQKECEDTLRQDSHLEVRETVHGASVQDTASDQALDEYTKTREEQSEEKESKDRKVDHEIREKPKKRRSLSEENKETVQEGGNNHSITPSSSVYEGGSVIRSASFRKARVTVLRTSL